The following proteins come from a genomic window of Bradysia coprophila strain Holo2 unplaced genomic scaffold, BU_Bcop_v1 contig_138, whole genome shotgun sequence:
- the LOC119073603 gene encoding S-methyl-5'-thioadenosine phosphorylase, which translates to MSVTKVKIGIIGGSALDDVQILDGRKEIYRETPYGSTSDVLIEGKINGVDCVLLARHGRRHSIMPTNVNYRANLWALKNIGCTHILASTLCGSLQEDIKPGDIVIIDSFVDRTTKRNQTFYDGKEKSPVGVCHIPMEPAFCTRTRDMIIHTAMQLGIPVHDKGTVVTIEGPRFSSKSESLMFKQWGCDVINMTTCPEVVLAKEAGLCYAVVALATDYDCWRPCTENVSVEEVMATSKNHVQKVLQIFMAGVANIAQQDWTETINQLQKTVNDSVMVPHNE; encoded by the exons ATGTCTGTcacaaaagtaaaa ATCGGGATTATTGGCGGGAGTGCATTGGACGATGTTCAGATATTGGATGGTCGAAAGGAAATCTATCG AGAGACCCCGTACGGTTCGACTTCTGATGTATTGATAGAAGGAAAGATCAATGGCGTTGATTGCGTTTTATTAGCAAGACATGGAAGAC GTCACAGCATCATGCCGACAAACGTAAACTATCGAGCTAATTTATGGGCACTGAAGAACATCGGCTGCACTCACATTCTAGCATCAACGTTGTGTGGCTCGTTACAGGAGGATATAAAGCCCGGTGACATTGTTATCATCGATTCATTTGTCGATCGAACGACAAAGAGAAACCAAACATTTTACGATGGAAAGGAAAAGAGCCCTGTTGGTGTGTGTCATATCCCGATGGAACCCGCATTTTGTACCCGAACCAGAGATATGATAATTCACACTGCCATGCAACTAG GCATTCCAGTGCATGATAAAGGCACGGTAGTCACTATTGAAGGTCCCCGGTTCAGTAGTAAATCGGAAAGTTTGATGTTCAAGCAATGGGGCTGTGATGTTATAAATATGACAACGTGTCCGGAAGTTGTATTGGCTAAAGAGGCAGGCTTATGCTATGCTGTGGTTGCTCTCGCCACCGATTACGATTGCTGGCGTCCGTGCACGGAAAATGTTAGTGTTGAAGAAGTGATGGCTACCAGCAAAAATCACGTGcaaaaagttttacaaatattCATGGCCGGTGTGGCAAACATTGCGCAGCAAGATTGGACGGAAACTATCAATCAATTGCAAAAAACTGTTAACGATTCAGTGATGGTGCCACACAATGAATGA
- the LOC119073666 gene encoding endothelial differentiation-related factor 1 homolog has protein sequence MSDWDTVTILRKRAPKASTMKTESAVNQARRQGAQVDTSQKFGAGTNKQHQTTKNTAKLDRENEELKHDKIPLDVGKIIQQGRQGKGLSQKDLATKICEKPQVVQDYEAGRGIPNNLILGKIEKVIGLKLRGKDRGAPLAPLGKK, from the exons ATGAGTGATTGGGATACTGTAACCATCTTGCGTAAGAGAGCTCCAAAGGCCTCTACAATGAAAACGGAATCCGCCGTAAATCAGGCCCGTCGGCAGGGTGCACAAGTTGATACTTCTCAAAAAT TCGGCGCTGGCACCAATAAGCAACACCAGACGACGAAAAACACTGCGAAGCTGGATAGGGAAAATGAAGAGCTGAAACATGATAAGATTCCATTGGATGTCGGAAAGATTATTCAACAGGGGAGACAGGGCAAAGGACTGAGTCAAAAAGACCTTGCAACC aaaatttgcgaaaaaccACAAGTTGTTCAAGACTACGAAGCTGGTCGTGGCATACCGAACAATTTGATTTTGGGCAAAATCGAAAAAGTGATTGGCTTAAAATTGCGTGGAAAGGATCGCGGGGCACCACTAGCGCCCCTTGGTAAAAAGTGA
- the LOC119073483 gene encoding SET and MYND domain-containing protein 4, with product MEFANQKGFFKDLYLNIQNSITDAEKSEFGKLATDSTRFEFIANLASVKNMNLQCDVTKKNSAEALKLKQQGNVAFQNKNWVAALTLYNVSLINTPEENGEEMSIIYANRSAALYHMEDYDRALRDISLAMPNYPKHLRYKLYERKARCHLAQKDFDDAMNAFKATVTHLDISNLSFEKRGKLEKDSQIMIKMLQQQEDQIAKFKQLKLKNKKADVSKYGLNSSVTFDYNPNEGRFAKAKKDIAIGDEILVENPHCAMLLEKFSKTHCQHCFKRSAAPLPCKDCCNVIFCSIECRNLATSTYHKFECGILKLLWNSGSSINCHMALRMMSQKSPNYFQDIKEQLTNVKFEDTISLPYTDYRKVFNLVRHETMRSEANFMQYTVMAYFLTLCLKISSFFDGFEAEFNFIGGLVLRNLQFLQFNTHEVYELVESETDKKSSKTVFIGGGIYPTLALFNHSCNPDIVRYYNGCAVHVHSVSNIKSGGTISENYGPIYSQHAIDDRKATLKEQYWFDCNCKACDENWPLYENMKTDEIRFRCDGDSASCNNIITIPSDCNEFMIKCIECGQFTNILKGLKAIQDTDMLDKTAKRLYSEKDYSGSYKKYLQILKLLDEVMAPPFRDYCNCQQSLKECLLQNGNKITM from the exons ATGGAGTTCGCTAATCAAAAAGGATTTTTCAAAGATCTCTACTTAAACATACAGAACAGTATCACGGACGCAGAAAAGTCcgaatttggaaaattagCCACCGACAGTACTCGTTTCGAGTTTATTGCTAATTTAGCGAGTGTCAAGAACATGAATCTTCAGTGTGATGTGACGAAAAAGAATTCCGCCGAGGCATTGAAATTGAAGCAACAGGGTAATGttgcatttcaaaacaaaaactgggTGGCTGCATTGACTTTGTACAATGTTTCACTGATAAACACACCGGAAGAAAATG GTGAAGAAATGTCCATTATTTATGCAAATCGATCTGCTGCACTGTACCACATGGAAGATTACGATCGGGCATTGCGCGATATATCCTTAGCTATGCCGAATTATCCTAAACATTTGCGTTATAAACTGTATGAGCGTAAGGCAAGGTGCCATTTAGCACAAAAGGATTTCGATGATGCAATGAATGCATTCAA AGCTACAGTAACCCACTTGGACATTTCAAATTTGTCGTTTGAAAAGCGTGGAAAACTAGAAAAAGATTCTCAGATCATGATCAAAATGCTGCAGCAGCAGGAAGATCAGATTGCCAAGTTCAAACAGTTAAAGCTGAAGAACAAGAAGGCAGATGTTTCGAAGTACGGTTTGAATAGTTCGGTGACCTTTGATTACAATCCCAACGAGGGACGGTTCGCGAAAGCTAAGAAAGACATAGCAATTGGAGATGAAATTTTAGTGGAAAATCCACATTGTGCAATGCTTTTGGAAAAGTTCAGCAAGACTCATTGTCAACATTGCTTCAAAAG ATCTGCTGCCCCTCTACCATGTAAAGACTGCTGTAACGTCATTTTCTGCTCAATTGAGTGTCGTAACTTAGCAACTTCAACGTACCACAAATTCGAGTgtggaattttgaaattattgtgGAATTCGGGATCTTCGATCAATTGCCACATGGCCTTGCGAATGATGTCACAAAAATCTCCGAACTATTTTCAGGACATCAAGGAACAGTTGACCAACGTCAAGTTTGAAGACACCATAAg tcTACCATACACTGACTATCGGAAGGTTTTCAATTTGGTCCGTCATGAAACTATGCGGTCTGAGGCGAATTTTATGCAGTACACAGTTATGGCTTACTTTTTGACGTTGTGCCTGAAAATCTCGTCTTTCTTCGATGGTTTCGAAGCggagttcaattttattggagGATTGGTGTTGAGAAATCTACAATTTTTGCAGTTTAACACTCATGAAGTCTACGAACTAGTTGAATCGGAAACCGATAAAAAGTCGTCGAAGACAGTTTTCATTGGTGGTGGCATCTATCCCACTTTAGCATTGTTTAATCATTCATGCAATCCGGATATCGTGAG ATACTACAATGGCTGTGCCGTTCATGTTCATTCGGTATCGAACATTAAAAGTGGTGGAACCATATCCGAAAATTACGGGCCAATTTACAGTCAACATGCGATTGATGACCGAAAGGCTACTTTAAAGGAGCAGTACTGGTTCGATTGTAATTGCAAAGCTTGTGACGAAAATTGGCCACTGTACGAGAACATGAAAACGGACGAAATTCGATTCCGGTGTGACGGGGATAGTGCATCCTGCAACAACATTATCACAATACCGAGCGATTGCAATGAATTCATGATAAAGTGCATTGAGTGTGGCCAATTCACCAATATTTTGAAAGGCCTAAAGGCGATTCAG GACACGGATATGTTGGACAAAACAGCGAAGCGACTGTACAGCGAAAAGGATTACAGCGGAtcgtacaaaaaatatttgcaaattttgaaattgttggatGAAGTTATGGCACCGCCGTTTAGAGATTACTGTAACTGCCAGCAATCGTTGAAGGAGTGTTTGCTACAGAACGGTAATAAGATTACCATGTAA
- the LOC119073475 gene encoding cyclic AMP-dependent transcription factor ATF-6 alpha yields the protein MDICDDDFLPHFNDDIDDKVLSGQYDYTHNFLPSSIKLENNIFDNDDCLLPTLGPPEDLFDNTFGPVHINPDDFFTDMYKSDIEIKSESSSSTHRDTPSPSISSGSSDLSEFRIDMPNTIDTPPISPESFQNHTQPVTNRNINILQGTLIPITTGMLTQTSTTYSNLKRVKIQPKPISIGKDGRKTHARTIVLSANDYKAFMQKQKTEPDIKSIIIKTTPLTTASASEKISSQMLVQPQFPEMKPRNVGVLNTLVKHELNEKILKKQQRMIKNRESACLSRKKKKEYVTSLESQISTLSKENQKLKTENNFLKSRLSQLDSMVCKCRNLTAVKNVFGPANKKNAVFMLAFVFMFAVNFGPLGKLLSPSISNINDGNINDGGSYNHHSRNLLWVDDNLANNVTIMFNDSSITMDSDAKPATVYPTCPININQTESIRLASELRRWIGDFPLYHNNSKVLPNDNFNLDSISDYFLPDSTITSLLTQMKNAKNYFKKKTRRRKTDPIGNGESVSKKGIEPFKSKIQVYNTEYKHGKYAEFFEEIGRQDDTFYVVSFTGDHLLLPALAHNKTFRPKMSLMLPSVNINGTVSSDHVTLMQIDCEVINTSLIRIKESLIPTHLRGKPESNVTCSDSGRNVTDLPDLKYNSNEFKQNDLKSVESARSFLFPQKPYFTNNSSDRRSQGDKK from the exons ATGGATATTTGTG acGACGATTTCCTGCCGCATTTTAATGACGACATTGACGACAAAGTGTTGAGTGGACAATATGACTACACCCACAATTTCTTGCCGTCATCCATTAAACtggaaaacaatattttcgacaATGATGACTGCCTATTGCCTACACTTGGTCCACCTGAAGACCTTTTCGACAATACATTCGGGCCCGTGCACATTAATCCCGACGACTTTTTCACCGATATGTACAAGAGCGATATAGAAATTAAAAGTGAATCGAGCAGCTCAACACATCGTGACACGCCCTCCCCATCGATCAGTTCTGGATCGTCAGATCTGAGCGAATTTCGCATTGATATGCCGAACACTATCGATACACCACCTATTTCACCGGAATCGTTTCAAAATCACACGCAGCCAGTTACAAATCGCAACATAAACATATTGCAAGGAACGTTGATACCGATAACGACCGGTATGCTCACACAAACGTCCACAACCTATTCGAATTTGAAGAGAGTGAAGATACAACCGAAACCGATTTCGATTGGGAAAGATGGCAGGAAAACGCATGCCAGAACCATTGTCCTATCGGCGAATGATTATAAGGCATTCATGCAAAAGCAGAAAACCGAACCGGACATCAAATCGATAATCATCAAAACAACACCATTAACAACAGCATCGGCTAGCGAAAAGATTTCATCACAGATGCTTGTACAACCGCAATTCCCAGAAATGAAGCCACGCAACGTTGGTGTCTTGAATACACTTGTAAAGCACGAgctaaatgagaaaattttgaaaaagcaGCAGCGAATGATCAAGAATCGTGAATCGGCCTGTTTGTCtcgcaaaaagaaaaaggaaTACGTGACATCGTTGGAGAGccaaatttcaactttatcgAAGGAGAATCAAAAGCTTAAAACG GAAAACAACTTCTTAAAAAGTCGATTGTCACAATTGGATAGCATGGTGTGCAAGTGTCGCAATTTGACTGcagtcaaaaatgtttttggacCTGCGAATAAGAAAAATGCGGTTTTCATGTTGGCTTTCGTTTTCATGTTTGCGGTCAATTTCGGTCCACTTGG AAAACTTCTATCCCCAAGTATTTCCAACATAAACGACGGCAACATAAACGATGGCGGGTCCTACAATCATCACAGTCGAAATTTGCTCTGGGTGGACGATAATCTTGCCAATAATGTGACCATAATGTTCAACGATAGCTCAATAACAATGGACTCAGACGCTAAGCCCGCTACTGTTTACCCAACCTGTCCCATCAATATTAATCAAACCGAAAGTATTCGACTAGCTAGTGAACTTCGTCGCTGGATCGGCGATTTTCCCCTGTATCACAACAACAGCAAAGTCTTGCCAAACGACAACTTTAATTTGGACTCGATTTCGGATTATTTCCTACCCGATTCGACGATAACATCACTTCTGacacaaatgaaaaatgcgaaaaattattttaagaaaaaaacgCGACGTCGTAAGACCGATCCCATTGGAAATGGGGAAAGTGTTTCGAAGAAGGGCATCGAACcgtttaaaagtaaaattcaagTCTACAATACGGAGTACAAACATGGAAAatacgcagaattttttgaagaaatcgGAAGACAGGACGACACATTTTATGTGGTTTCGTTTACCGGTGATCATTTACTCTTGCCGGCTCTGGCacataataaaacatttagaccaaaaatgtctttaatGCTGCCATCGGTCAATATCAACGGAACCGTGTCGTCTGATCACGTAACACTGATGCAAATCGACTGTGAAGTGATCAATACATCGTTGATTCGCATCAAAGAGAGTCTTATACCGACACATTTGCGTGGTAAACCGGAATCGAATGTTACGTGTTCGGATAGTGGACGGAATGTAACCGATTTACCGgatttgaaatacaattccaATGAATTCAAGCAAAACGACCTAAAGTCTGTGGAAAGTGCACGGTCATTTCTATTTCCGCAGAAACCgtattttacaaataattcGAGTGATCGCCGCAGCCAGGGCGACAAAAAGTGA
- the LOC119073578 gene encoding synaptonemal complex protein 1-like: MPRRKPTEKLGTYGQFDLNPERAVERFVESKLQNKFYIKPPYWDIPREGLELYAIQNERDHGEMSKLQDNLRKQAQSDARANEERIAAVYKIKNELREQFISVNDFIRECERKKSEADEKLALETKICDEKKTEIQKIRKDLVELSEFKDRLEKSVDELKHYKTVFEEVVAESEYFGNLQELIDRCDALMITQVEVTEMEEKKKQEIEVMRKKIVDATNDASLIIMGLNKELSDLEQSYNASQTESFKWSKVLAVSKDCIKDKESTTTQLLDQIQQLYALFCKRSGIPIAFERQQVENQLDYIKDEMKYLQDVIKCAADISENEDKSIIAQNGSSKK; the protein is encoded by the exons ATGCCTCGTAGAAAACCTACAGAAAAATTGGGCACCTACGGTCAGTTCGATTTAAATCCCGAACGTGCCGTAGAGCGCTTCGTTGAATCAAAATTGCAAAACAAGTTTTACAT CAAACCACCTTATTGGGACATACCACGCGAAGGACTCGAATTATATGCAATTCAAAATGAACGCGACCATGGTGAAATGTCCAAGCTGCAGGACAATCTGCGTAAGCAAGCCCAATCGGACGCTCGTGCCAATGAGGAACGAATTGCGGCAGtgtacaaaatcaaaaatgaacttCGCGAACAATTCATTTCGGTGAATGATTTTATTCGCGAATGTGAACGGAAGAAAAGCGAAGCCGACGAAAAACTTGCGCTTGAGACGAAAATCTGTGATGAAAAGAAGACGGAAATCCAGAAAATTAGGAAGGATTTGGTTGAGTTATCTGAATTCAAAGATAGACTGGAAAAATCGGTAGACGAGCTTAAACACTACAAGACTGTGTTTGAAGAGGTTGTAGCAGAATCTGAGTACTTTGGCAACTTGCAGGAACTAATCGATCGATGCGATGCGCTAA TGATCACACAAGTGGAGGTAAcagaaatggaagaaaaaaagaaacaagaaaTCGAAGTCatgagaaagaaaattgtcgATGCGACAAACGATGCTTCCCTAATCATAATGGGATTAAATAAGGAACTTTCCGATCTAGAG CAATCTTACAATGCGAGTCAAACCGAAAGCTTCAAGTGGAGCAAAGTGTTGGCCGTCTCAAAGGATTGCATCAAAGATAAGGAGAGCACCACAACTCAACTGCTGGATCAAATTCAACAGCTGTACgcattattttgtaaaaggagtggCATTCCGATTGCGTTTGAACGTCAACAAGTCGAAAACCAATTGGATTATATCAAAGACGAAATGAAATATCTTCAGGATGTGATCAAATGTGCTGCAGACATTAGTGAAAATGAGGACAAATCGATTATAGCACAGAATGGATccagtaaaaaataa